In a genomic window of Corvus moneduloides isolate bCorMon1 chromosome 17, bCorMon1.pri, whole genome shotgun sequence:
- the YTHDF1 gene encoding YTH domain-containing family protein 1 isoform X1 produces the protein MSATSVDPQRPKGQDNKVQNGSLHQKDTVHDNDFEPYLSGQSNQNSSYPSMTDPYLSSYYPPSIGFPYSLSEAPWSTGGDPPIPYLTTYGQLSNGDHHFMHDAVFGQPGGLGNNIYQHRFNFFPENPAFSAWGTSGSQGQQTQSSAYGSSYSYPPSSLGGTIVDGQTGFHNDTLNKAPGMNSIEQGMVGLKIGGDVTTSAVKTVGSVVNSAGMTGGLSGNGGSNVNLPVSKPTSWAAIASKPAKPQPKMKTKTGPVIGGALPPPPIKHNMDIGTWDNKGPVAKVPAPQQIPSPQSVPQPQQPIVQPVPAQPPPLTQSQYQTPQQPPQNRWVAPRNRNAAFGQSGGTGNDSNSAGSTQPNPVPSGESHPVLEKLKAAHSYNPKDFEWNLKNGRVFIIKSYSEDDIHRSIKYSIWCSTEHGNKRLDSAFRSMNSKGPVYLLFSVNGSGHFCGVAEMKSPVDYGTSAGVWSQDKWKGKFDVKWIFVKDVPNNQLRHIRLENNDNKPVTNSRDTQEVPLEKAKQVLKIIATYKHTTSIFDDFSHYEKRQEEEEVVRKVNLLKNLFYTQIWGK, from the exons ATGTCTGCCACAAGCGTTGACCCTCAG AGACCGAAAGGACAGGATAATAAAG TACAAAATGGTTCGTTACATCAGAAGGACACAGTTCATGACAACGATTTTGAACCTTACCTTTCCGGGCAGTCAAATCAG aACAGTAGCTATCCATCAATGACTGATCCTTATCTGTCCAGTTATTATCCACCATCTATTGGGTTCCCCTATTCTCTCAGTGAAGCACCATGGTCTACAGGAGGAGATCCTCCTATCCCTTATCTCACCACCTATGGACAGCTCAGTAATGGGGATCATCATTTTATGCACGATGCCGTTTTTGGACAGCCTGGGGGTCTGGGAAATAATATCTATCAACACCGGTTTAactttttccctgaaaatcctGCCTTCTCAGCTTGGGGAACAAGTGGATCCCAAGGACAGCAGACTCAAAGCTCAGCATATGGGAGCAGTTACAGCTACCCACCCAGTTCCCTGGGGGGTACCATTGTGGATGGACAAACAGGATTTCATAATGATACATTAAATAAAGCTCCTGGAATGAACAGTATTGAAcagggaatggttggacttaaGATTGGTGGAGATGTTACAACTTCTGCGGTGAAAACAGTAGGTTCTGTTGTTAACAGTGCCGGGATGACAGGTGGCCTCTCTGGGAATGGTGGATCTAATGTAAACTTGCCAGTATCTAAACCAACCTCTTGGGCTGCTATTGCCAGCAAGCCTGCAAAACCACAGcctaaaatgaaaacaaaaactggGCCTGTAATTGGAGGAGCTTTGCCTCCTCCCCCTATAAAGCATAATATGGACATAGGTACTTGGGACAATAAGGGTCCTGTGGCAAAAGTTCCTGCCCCCCAACAGATACCTTCTCCTCAGTCTGTTCCACAGCCGCAGCAACCAATtgtgcagcctgttccagctcagcctcctccaTTGACTCAGTCACAGTATCAGACCCCTCAGCAGCCACCCCAAAATCGCTGGGTAGCTCCTCGCAACCGAAATGCAGCTTTTGGCCAAAGTGGAGGAACTGGGAACGACAGCAACTCggctggcagcacccagcccaACCCCGTTCCGAGCGGCGAGTCTCATCCTGTCcttgaaaaactgaaagctgCTCACAGCTATAACCCTAAAGATTTCGAATGGAACCTTAAAAATGGACGTGTGTTCATAATCAAGAGCTATTCCGAGGATGATATTCATCGTTCCATTAAATATTCTATTTGGTGTAGTACGGAACACGGCAACAAACGCCTGGACAGTGCTTTTCGCTCCATGAACAGCAAGGGCCCGGTGTACTTGCTGTTCAGTGTCAATGGCAGTGGACACTTCTGTGGAGTAGCAGAGATGAAATCACCTGTGGACTATGGCACCAGTGCAGGTGTCTGGTCTCAGGACAAGTGGAAGGGGAAATTTGATGTCAAGTGGATCTTTGTGAAGGATGTGCCCAACAACCAACTGAGACACATCAGGCTGGAGAACAATGACAACAAACCCGTTACAAACTCCCGTGATACACAGGAGGTGCCcttagaaaaagcaaaacaagtgCTTAAAATTATTGCTACTTACAAGCACACGACCTCCATCTTTGATGACTTTTCTCATTATGAAAAGCgccaggaagaggaggaggtggtgcGGAAGGTAAActtattaaaaaatttattttatacacaGATATGgggaaaatga
- the YTHDF1 gene encoding YTH domain-containing family protein 1 isoform X2 — translation MSATSVDPQRPKGQDNKVQNGSLHQKDTVHDNDFEPYLSGQSNQNSSYPSMTDPYLSSYYPPSIGFPYSLSEAPWSTGGDPPIPYLTTYGQLSNGDHHFMHDAVFGQPGGLGNNIYQHRFNFFPENPAFSAWGTSGSQGQQTQSSAYGSSYSYPPSSLGGTIVDGQTGFHNDTLNKAPGMNSIEQGMVGLKIGGDVTTSAVKTVGSVVNSAGMTGGLSGNGGSNVNLPVSKPTSWAAIASKPAKPQPKMKTKTGPVIGGALPPPPIKHNMDIGTWDNKGPVAKVPAPQQIPSPQSVPQPQQPIVQPVPAQPPPLTQSQYQTPQQPPQNRWVAPRNRNAAFGQSGGTGNDSNSAGSTQPNPVPSGESHPVLEKLKAAHSYNPKDFEWNLKNGRVFIIKSYSEDDIHRSIKYSIWCSTEHGNKRLDSAFRSMNSKGPVYLLFSVNGSGHFCGVAEMKSPVDYGTSAGVWSQDKWKGKFDVKWIFVKDVPNNQLRHIRLENNDNKPVTNSRDTQEVPLEKAKQVLKIIATYKHTTSIFDDFSHYEKRQEEEEVVRKERQNRNKQ, via the exons ATGTCTGCCACAAGCGTTGACCCTCAG AGACCGAAAGGACAGGATAATAAAG TACAAAATGGTTCGTTACATCAGAAGGACACAGTTCATGACAACGATTTTGAACCTTACCTTTCCGGGCAGTCAAATCAG aACAGTAGCTATCCATCAATGACTGATCCTTATCTGTCCAGTTATTATCCACCATCTATTGGGTTCCCCTATTCTCTCAGTGAAGCACCATGGTCTACAGGAGGAGATCCTCCTATCCCTTATCTCACCACCTATGGACAGCTCAGTAATGGGGATCATCATTTTATGCACGATGCCGTTTTTGGACAGCCTGGGGGTCTGGGAAATAATATCTATCAACACCGGTTTAactttttccctgaaaatcctGCCTTCTCAGCTTGGGGAACAAGTGGATCCCAAGGACAGCAGACTCAAAGCTCAGCATATGGGAGCAGTTACAGCTACCCACCCAGTTCCCTGGGGGGTACCATTGTGGATGGACAAACAGGATTTCATAATGATACATTAAATAAAGCTCCTGGAATGAACAGTATTGAAcagggaatggttggacttaaGATTGGTGGAGATGTTACAACTTCTGCGGTGAAAACAGTAGGTTCTGTTGTTAACAGTGCCGGGATGACAGGTGGCCTCTCTGGGAATGGTGGATCTAATGTAAACTTGCCAGTATCTAAACCAACCTCTTGGGCTGCTATTGCCAGCAAGCCTGCAAAACCACAGcctaaaatgaaaacaaaaactggGCCTGTAATTGGAGGAGCTTTGCCTCCTCCCCCTATAAAGCATAATATGGACATAGGTACTTGGGACAATAAGGGTCCTGTGGCAAAAGTTCCTGCCCCCCAACAGATACCTTCTCCTCAGTCTGTTCCACAGCCGCAGCAACCAATtgtgcagcctgttccagctcagcctcctccaTTGACTCAGTCACAGTATCAGACCCCTCAGCAGCCACCCCAAAATCGCTGGGTAGCTCCTCGCAACCGAAATGCAGCTTTTGGCCAAAGTGGAGGAACTGGGAACGACAGCAACTCggctggcagcacccagcccaACCCCGTTCCGAGCGGCGAGTCTCATCCTGTCcttgaaaaactgaaagctgCTCACAGCTATAACCCTAAAGATTTCGAATGGAACCTTAAAAATGGACGTGTGTTCATAATCAAGAGCTATTCCGAGGATGATATTCATCGTTCCATTAAATATTCTATTTGGTGTAGTACGGAACACGGCAACAAACGCCTGGACAGTGCTTTTCGCTCCATGAACAGCAAGGGCCCGGTGTACTTGCTGTTCAGTGTCAATGGCAGTGGACACTTCTGTGGAGTAGCAGAGATGAAATCACCTGTGGACTATGGCACCAGTGCAGGTGTCTGGTCTCAGGACAAGTGGAAGGGGAAATTTGATGTCAAGTGGATCTTTGTGAAGGATGTGCCCAACAACCAACTGAGACACATCAGGCTGGAGAACAATGACAACAAACCCGTTACAAACTCCCGTGATACACAGGAGGTGCCcttagaaaaagcaaaacaagtgCTTAAAATTATTGCTACTTACAAGCACACGACCTCCATCTTTGATGACTTTTCTCATTATGAAAAGCgccaggaagaggaggaggtggtgcGGAAG gaaCGTCAGAATCGAAACAAACAATAA